In Aptenodytes patagonicus chromosome 12, bAptPat1.pri.cur, whole genome shotgun sequence, a genomic segment contains:
- the THOC3 gene encoding THO complex subunit 3 gives MALSPYVQAMQELFRANTRSREFPAHGAKVHSVAWSCCGRRLASGSFDKTASVFLLEKDRLVKENNYRGHGDSVDQLCWHPSNPDLFVTASGDKTIRIWDVRTTKCIATVNTKGENINICWSPDGQTIAVGNKDDVVTFIDAKTHRSKAEEQFKFEVNEISWNNDNNMFFLTNGNGCINILSYPELKPIQSINAHPSNCICIKFDPMGKYFATGSADALVSLWDVDELVCVRCFSRLDWPVRTLSFSHDGKMLASASEDHFIDIAEVETGEKLWEVQCESPTFTVAWHPKRPLLAFACDDKDGKYDSSREAGTVKLFGLPNDS, from the exons atGGCGCTGTCGCCCTACGTGCAGGCCATGCAGGAGCTGTTCCGCGCCAACACGCGGAGCCGCGAGTTCCCGGCGCACGGCGCCAAGGTGCACTCGGTGGCCTGGAGCTGCTGCGGCCGCCGCCTCGCCTCCGGCTCCTTCGACAAGACCGCCAGCGTCTTCCTGCTCGAGAAGGACCGGCTG GTGAAGGAGAACAACTACCGGGGCCATGGGGACAGCGTGGATCAGCTCTGCTGGCACCCCAGCAACCCTGACCTCTTCGTCACGGCATCCGGGGACAAAACCATCCGCATCTGGGACGTCCGCACCACCAAGTGCATCGCCACTGTCAATACCAAAG GGGAGAACATCAACATCTGTTGGAGCCCTGACGGACAGACCATTGCAGTGGGGAACAAGGATGACGTAGTCACTTTCATTGATGCCAAGACTCATCGCTCCAAAGCTGAGGAACAGTTCAAGTTTGAGGTGAATGAGATCTCCTGGAACAACGATAACAACATGTTCTTCCTCACTAACGGGAACGGCTGCATCAACATCCTCAG CTACCCGGAGCTGAAACCCATTCAGTCCATCAACGCCCATCCTTCAAACTGCATCTGCATCAAGTTTGATCCCATGGGGAAGTACTTTGCCACGGGCAGTGCTGACGCATTAGTCAGCCTCTGGGATGTGGATGAACTTGTGTGTGTGAGGTGCTTCTCAAG GCTTGACTGGCCGGTGCGAACACTGAGCTTTAGCCATGATGGGAAGATGCTGGCATCAGCATCAGAAGATCACTTCATAGACATTGCAGAGGTGGAGACAG GAGAGAAGCTCTGGGAGGTGCAGTGCGAGTCCCCCACCTTCACAGTGGCCTGGCACCCGAAGAGGCCGCTGCTGGCCTTTGCCTGTGACGACAAAGATGGCAAATACGACAGCAGCCGGGAGGCAGGCACCGTCAAGCTCTTCGGGCTCCCCAATGACTCCTAA